taaaataaataaataaataaattttttcaacccaatttaaaaaaaaaaaactttgtcaaATCTGCGTCTTGACCCAAGCAGTAGCCCCAACAGTTGTTTTCATTAACTTGGCCCGGGGATAAAATGAAGCacaaataaaattatcaaagtatgaacacccaaacggaccattagggatcctttattttttttttttttaaaaaaaaaaaaaaaaaaaaaaatggtgcaaGGCAAATATTGGTTTAAATGAGATTCACTGACAAATCTTAAATCTTAATCAAGTACATGAAGTTTGGGAAAGTTATCATAATGGCTCAAAACCATTATCACCAGCGATTTTTCCGGCAAATAAGAACACCTATAATGACGAAACAAGAACCGATAATGCTCCCCGCCGGGAAAGCCCAAACTCAGTCCATGTCAAGGGCTTTGTGACCTCAAAAAATACCTTCTTAAACTGTTCATTCAAGTCCTCTAATGATCCTGTATTGTCAATCACTATGTCTGCCTTCGTCCTTTTTAAATCCAGAGACATCTGAGCATTAATCCGGTTTCCAGCATCCTCCTCGCTTGTTCTGTCTCTTGCCATGAGTCGTCTAAGTTGTGTTTCAGGGTCAACCCACACAACTATAATGGGCTTTGTCCATTTGTCCATCTTGGTCTCGAACAACAAAGGGACATCAAGAACAATAACCTTAAACTCTTTCCTCCATAACTTCACAATTTCCCAGAAGATGCCAGAGGATATATAAGAAGCCAATATCCTTTAAGAAGACCAATAACCAAATTTCAGAACTGATTGATATGCAATTTCTGTGAGAAAGTAGTTCAATACACATTTCCAATAATGCATTACCAAGAATATTGTGGCAAATTAAGGCAATGTGGATAATAGTAATTGGGGtactttatacatatataaagaGTTTATACTCCTAAAACTTGACCTGCTTGGTAATCATGAAATTAGCTTGCAATAACATGACCGCTGAATTGTCTCCTTGAAGAAGTTAAGTACAGGCTGATTTCAAATTAAGCTAAATAACCAATGTTTGCAAGATAACAACTTTCTATAATCTACATTTTGAGAACCAAATTTCATCCAGCAGACAATCCAATTGAATGGTGTTAGTGTTGACCCAAAGTGGAACTAAGTTCGATTTACTCGATATCACAAAGGGAACTCGAGCAAAATAAGTAACAAAATACCGTGCGGTTTATTTTTCGaagccagaaaaaaaaaaaatgaatgaatgcaataagttaaaaaaatacaagaagaaCAAGTTCCTGTAGAAATTCAATTAGTATATCatgtttcttttattacatttgaTAACATTACTTCATACTACCATAAAGCCAGACAAGAATGATACAACTATAGCCATATATGATCCAGACAAATAGAAACAATGTCAtatcaaaatatgaaaagttcAATTCAAAACTCTGTTAACACCTCGGTCCTACTTTAGGAAGATGAGTAACCTACATAGAGTGGGTAGTTTATTAAAacactcatgggtgttaagttcTACACTGCTTACAtacttactaggtgaaactggactttatgAGTGATTATAGggagcttcaaattgactagtttttTTGAGGTAATAGTGCAGATATGGTTAGTGTTTTCCCTAAGTCGTTACAAATTATATCAGAGCCACCCAATAACGTCaagtggtactggagcactgcatgatATGGTCCTAACAAAAACGTCAGGAGTTTAAGGGGAGagattgtaacaccccggtcttACTTTGGGAAGATAAGTAGCTCACATAAATTCGGTGGTTTATAATGACActtatgggtgctaagtcccacactGTTTATTTACTATATGAAATTAAGCTTTATAAATAATTCTATGTAAGATTCAAAttaactagtccttttggagtgacgGTGCAGATATGACTAGCGCttttcttgggtcgttacaaaattCCACACTTACAAGaaaccaaataaaaagaaataagacaaacacaaaaggaaaaagaataggaaattttttaattttcattaaattttcaaGCACATACTTAATTATCAGTACCGATTAAGAAGTTGGCACTTTTCAGGATCAGTGAACACAATTTGGCCCAATCTAGGCCTATTGACTTCTCCATCCGCTTGTAAAATGTCCTCTCCAAATGCTGCAACAACCTTTTTCCAGCCACCGGTGCCTTTCTTTAACACATCCTGTAGACAAAATCCAGTATAAAATATGGGCAAAAAGACCAGAAGCCACCAAAAGGTTAAGACCTGCTAGCAGCTTAAGGCGTTAAAACAAGAAAGTGAGAAATTCTACCAAACTTATCAAAATGAAAAGACCAAGCTCACTAGAACTGTATGATCTTTTTCGGTGAGaccataatataatatattagaaCTAGTAAGTTCAGACCTTAATTACATTATATTAAGTgtgatatattttaaatatggggcctaattttctttttcaccgACACATGTATACTCGACAACTAAGATAAATTGCTACTGAGACGACGAAATGAGACACTTTTcggagaaaatgaaaagaaagaagaaaaaaaaacacgcaTGCAAACTCATATTTGTCGATGGTCCACATACGATACAATATGGACACGAAGATACATTACACCCCAATAGTTTGTTCAATTAATATATCAAGAATATTTTCAAATACATATTATGCTAAGTTGTGACTTGAACACATATATAACAAATGCTAAAAGGGGTAAGATATGGCTTCTCACATACTATGTAGCAAGTTCTGGGATATTTTTACTGCCAATCACAAATTACAACAGAATCATCAATTATGGAAATTTGTTCCAGCTTATTGATATGACAAAATTGCttctctcatttctttttctttttaataattgttCATGGGCTTGATGGGAAACAGAAAATTTACTCTGCCAAAATGTCAAAATGGTTTCAGATCTAATGGAGAATTtgatgaatgagagagagagagagaggaacctACACGAGCGATGACGTCGGCATCGACAACGGGGATGCCATGGGACTTGAATAGATTGGAGACGGTACTCTTTCCCGAAGAGATTCCACCGGTTAGTCCTACGATTCTCATTCTTTCTCCCAGCTGTGACAGGGTTTTGAATTCATCTTGTTATATAGCTCTATTGGATCCAGTTTTTTAGTTACTCACACGCAACAAGGAGCTGCAAACAATTATTAAGGTGCCCACAGTCATGTATAATATTTAAGAAGAAATATGCACACAAGGTGCCAATTTCACTTTTTCTAATGCTGTGGAACCATTTCATCATAACAAGTCTCATATATACAACATTGATAAAACCAATCCTTTCCACTACCCATTTATGCCCATCACATAAATAAAATCAACACATAATTTCATAATGGCACCATTATGACATTAGCATACCATGCATCACATTCTGCAAAAAGTGTAGCTTGACTCACCATTTTTAACATGGATCCATAAGCATATTTGCACTCTTTTGAAAGTAAAGAGCACTATTTGGATGTATTAATATACATCCAAATACACATTTATTGCCAACATTCATTTTCTTTGGTGCGCTTTTCTGTTTTAGTGAATGACACTCTTAGTTTCTTCAGTAGCTCTTGTGGGTTGAGATAGGAAATCCTTTGTCTTCGTTGCTATTTGTCATTGTTATGGAGGTTCTAAGTAAAATGTTGTCCGCTACTGTAGATgggggcttcttttttttttttcttttttttttccaggctTTTATGTGGGATCTAGGAACATTGGTGCACTTCATATTTCCCATCTTCTATTTGCACATGACTCCTTGCTACTTTGCGAGGCAAACCCAAACATCTACACTAGCTGTGTGCCttattcttatgctttgaaACTATTTCTAGTTTGAAAATTAATCTGAGCAAGTCAAAATTGGTTCCTATGAGTAATGTCAATAATGTTGATGGCTTGGCCAGTGTTTTAGGATACACGGTGTCTTCTTTGtctttgaagtatcttggtattTCGCTAGGAGTtccttttaagaaaaaatatatttggaatggtgttattgaaaagacTGAGCATCGTTTAGCCAGTTGAAAGAGAATGTAAGGATGAAAGGATTACCTTGATAAAGAGCACCCTGTCCAATTTGCCTACgtatttcttctctttttctccttcCTACTAGTGTTGCCAATCACATAGAAAAGTTACAGTGTTCTTATGGGTGGGCTAGGTgatgagttcaaatttcacctgCTTACTTAGCTAGTCCAAGGTTTGCTTTCCGATTGCTTGAGAAGATTGGGGGCCCAAAATTTGCTTTTGGTCAATCGTGCTCTTTTTGGGAAGTGGCTTTGATAGGGGCATGAGAGAGGGGCCTTGTGGAGAATCATAATGGACGCCAAATATGATAGCTCATGGAGTgcgtggtgttctaatgagatTCATGGGTCTTATGGGGTGGATTTGTACAAAAATGTCAAGAAGGGTTGTGAAGAGTTTTCTagtcataccagatttgaggCGGAAGATGTCTCTAAAATTAGATTCTAACATTACAAGTGGTGTGCAAATCAGGTCCTTAAAGGATATTTTCTTGGATTTGTAAAGTTTTGCTTGTGTAAAGGATGCTTCCATGGTAAATTACTTAGAGTTATCCAATGATTCCTATCGGTGAAATGTAAGCTTTATAAGAGATGCTCACAATTGGCAGGTGGATTTTTTGCTTCGTTTTTTAACTTGTTTTATTCCTTTAAGTTGAGGTAGGAAGGTGATCATTCTATAACGTCCTTGTATCTCATGATAACACTCCCCTTCCCTTAGAAGAGTATTTGGTAGAATACGGCTCTCTTGAAAGTGAAAGTGTCTTGTTTGGACAGCCACCCTAGGGAATATCCTCACCATGAATAACCTAAGGAAAACGCATGTTATTGTAATTGAATGGCGTTGTATGTGTACAGTGAGAGGGGAGTTTGTGGATCAACTTTTACTCCATTATATTccatttttacttatcaaaaaaaacttTTACTCCATTATGAAATTGTCAGTGCCTTGTAGAGTGCTATTTTTAGTCAAGTTGGGATAGACctttttgcttgttggagagggtTGGGAGGCTGTTCTCAGAGTGCAGTAATGTGAAAGATGATTCCGTCCTGCCTTTTGCAGTGTATTTGCAGGGAAATAAATTATAGAAGTTTTGAAGCCAGTGACAGAATGGTGACGAAACTtaagtctttctttttcacaaCTCTTTACCATTGGACAACTGCTTTtgatcttaatttctttaattttcatgattttcttgactTGTTTTCTAattctagctaggtgtttctcttatatatttcttgtgtacttgggttgcgccttttgcgcttttaatgatatttctttacttattaaaaaatactttaaaaaaaaaactagctatACGTTGCTCTGTTCATGCATGGTTAGGATTTCACCGCATGCTTTAACTAGTTCCACCAATCCTAACCAAAGCTAGATTGCAAAATTCCTAAATCCCCTTAATTACATAATCCCAAAATGTCAAATTCTTCCAAATTTACAACCAATTTACACAAGGTCAGATCTGTTTGGCGTGTTTAATCACCATTCAGAACTTCAATTTCATTCTCTGTCATCAATTGGGGAGCATTGTGACCAGCGCTCCAAAATTCTCAATTTTCGAATGCATTCATAACTCTACTTTCATATTTCATCAAATTAATCACAGTGCTTAAATTGCATGTTCCAGCTTGTAACATAAAGCACCAATATTACAAATATACCTGCATTCCCAGCAATTAAAATGCTAGAGAACTTTCAACATTTTCCGGACCTGATTAAACCCTAACTCCATAAACTCTTCatttccaaattaaaatactatACAAAGATAGTCCCCACTAAAGgctaaaagaagaacaaaaattcacaaattcaaaaaagttcgaaaaataaaaagaaatattatatgcCCGTCCATTTAAAGAGCGATTTGACCAATGGAAGTCATCTCATGTTCTAAACTAGATTATTGCAGAAACTTTGAGTGAATCCTAGCGCCACTTAACAGAAATCAGGTTTACTACCCTTTAAGAGGTTCTAGGCTTAATTCTTGCCACTTACAATTTTatcaagaaagaagaataaacgAGAGAAAAAGTGTGAATCCTATACAAACTTTGATGTTTCTTTCGTTTCTTGGCATAAAAATGTAATTGCCACCAACTAGGAATAGTACCACCAGAACCAAGTAGAATCAATAAATTTTCACGGTTTCTGATACCAAACTGATGATCAAGGGAAAATTATTAtagtaatataattaaaaacggTACCTTCTTTCTTTGGGTCTTCGACGACGAGAAGCTTGCAAGTCTCGTTTTGGTCTTCGGATTCTGGCTCCCGCTCCCGCTCCCGCTCCCGCTCCCGCTTCCGCTTCAAGCTTCGTCTTGCACAGGTAATAACTAGATGGGTGGTAGAGTGGAGGATAGAGAGGCAGGGTGGGGTTAGTTTGGGAAAGAACTATTGGTTTGGGTGATATTTGTGGTTTCTTCCCTCTTCTTCTGTTTAGCTTTTTATATACCGATTGCGGTCCGTAGTTTgcctagaaaaagaaaatttggggATGTTAACGAAAATGGGTTTAACG
Above is a genomic segment from Alnus glutinosa chromosome 12, dhAlnGlut1.1, whole genome shotgun sequence containing:
- the LOC133851014 gene encoding dephospho-CoA kinase-like: MRIVGLTGGISSGKSTVSNLFKSHGIPVVDADVIARDVLKKGTGGWKKVVAAFGEDILQADGEVNRPRLGQIVFTDPEKCQLLNRILASYISSGIFWEIVKLWRKEFKVIVLDVPLLFETKMDKWTKPIIVVWVDPETQLRRLMARDRTSEEDAGNRINAQMSLDLKRTKADIVIDNTGSLEDLNEQFKKVFFEVTKPLTWTEFGLSRRGALSVLVSSL